DNA sequence from the Saccopteryx leptura isolate mSacLep1 chromosome 4, mSacLep1_pri_phased_curated, whole genome shotgun sequence genome:
CCCTGCGCTGGCAGGAGTTAGCAGTTAGACACGTGGAGGCACCTGAACCAGAGCTGGCTGGTAGAGGTGCTCACAAGGGTGAGTTGGGCATGCTGCAGAGGGGTCTCCAGGCTctggggagagggggacagagagcaaggggtaactcaggTCCCCCGTGAGCTCCAGGCCTGTAGCTAGGAATGCCCCAATCTCAGAGGCCCTGAAGTCTCAGCCTTGGGGAAGCAGTAGGGCCGCCCCATGACTTCAGATTACTCACCATTAAACTTTCATCGATTGGGAGGGGGCCCCTGCACTGTCCAGCTACCTGAGGAAAACCAAGAGGCTTTGCTTTCCCTTCCCTGGGGCTGACTGCAGGCCGAGTGCACTGACTGACTGACTCCAGGGGGCGCCTGTCCAGAGGCAGCAAACAGGGCCAACTGCTGTGCCTTTTATTTGTTCTATCTTCTTAGGGCACGACAGACCCCACCTCCCGCTGGGGAAAACCCTCCAGCTCATCTCCTTCCCAGACACTAGGCCTTCCCTCCCCTGGGCATCCCTCAGGATTCCAAGTTCCTCTCACCTGCACCGAGCCTAgtggaggtggggatgggggggtcTACTTGGGGCCTCAAACAGATTCTggcacagacacatgcacacacagacccCCAAACACATAAGAGCTGACATGGACAGAAATAGGCCCAGGGACGAGGACATACAAGGACACACACATAGACACCCCTTCCCAGGCAAATCCAGATGTAGACACAGAATGGATACACACGTGTGGAGGCTACAAACACGCAGAGATTTACACTGAGGTgtaaggtggagagagagaatacaaCCAGACACGTTCACAGCACAGGCGCACTCTTTCCAGACCCAGCCTAGCCTGTGTCCCCTTGGCTGCCCAGGTATCAGGGGACTTCCAGCCCCAGGAAGACTTGCTCACAACTTTGCTTGCAGGGCCCAGGGCCTCACCTGTGTCCAGCTTCCTGCGTTTCTGTTCAGGCTCCTGGGGGGGTGCCTCAATGGCACGCTGGGCCTCAGGGTGGATCTTGAGGAGGGCCTTGGCCAGGGTGGTGGGACCGGGCACACCCAGAGACATGATGCAGTGCACTCCTCTGCGCTTGGCTGCGGCCACTTTGGCACTGTCTTTGGAGGCTGTCAGCAGGACCAGTTTGGAGAACTTCTTTGGCTTGCTGGGGGCTGCTAGGATGACATCTGTGCCTGGCTCAGGGGACTCAGGGGACGGCTCCTGGCCAGCCTTCACACTCTCACCCTCCTGTTCACTGGCCTCAGGCAGGGGCATTCTGGCACAGAAAGCCAGACCACAGTAGATggatttctcctcctcttccctggcAAAGAACCTGGCAGTCCAAGGGTTCTATCCTATGAAAGGAAGCAAACCCCCATCAGGAAAGCCTGAACTCAGAACAGATCTGAGGTGCAGGTTGAGTAGATGAGGCATCAGAATGAGCAAGGACCTGAATAAagctggagcatcagcccaggtgctgaggatagctcggatggtccgagtgtcagcctcaggtgctgaggatagctcggttgattccagcatcagccccagaagggagTTGCCTGATGGATCCCattcagggcgcatgtgggagtctttctctccataacctctcctctcacataaataataataataataataagtatatatataagaaagaaaacaaggtcCCCATTCGTATGCAACATAATATcacataagaaaataaagattaatatAAGCCTaggtaggcctgaccaggtggtggcacagtggacagagtgttggcctgggatgcagaggacccaggttcaaaaccctgaggtcactggcttgagtgagggctcccggcttgagtgcaggctcaccagcttgagcatggggtcaccggcttgagtgaaGGATCAGACATGATCCCACGATCGCTggattgaacccaaaggttgctggcttgaagcccaaggttgttggctagagcccaaggttgctggcttgagcaagaggtcacttggtctgctgtagcccctgggtcaagacacatatgagaaagcaatcaatgaacaactaaggtgctgcaacgaagaactgatgtttctcatctctctcccttcctgtctgtctgtccctatctgcacctctctctgtctctctcagtcctGTCTTGGAAGCAGTAAGTCACCTCTCTCATTCAGCCCTCACTTTCCCTCCATGTAAAATGTGCCCCCAAACAGAGCTCTTGGGGAGTTGATGGAGCATTAAGACACTGATAACTGAGTTACTACAAATCAAGGACTGTGGGTGCTCAGCACAGGGCAAAGTGTTTCATGGGTTTTTCCATTTAACTCCCAGCCCAAGTCATGAAAGGTCATCATTCTTACTGACCCAGCTTCCAGATGAGCACACTGAGGCACACCAGGGCAACCACACTCCCACAGCGGCAGAGCTGGGAGTCTAGGTGAGAGAGATCTGGAGCTCACCCCCAAACGGCACCTGGTATACCCTGTCCAGGTAACAGTCACTGGTGTTCCTGAGCACCAAGCATCTGAGACAAGCACTGGGGACAGGAGCTCAGACTTCCTGGTGACCTTTCACCCTGACACTCTGCAGGCCACAGAGGAAACCAGACCCTGAGGGCGGGACTCTGTGCACTCCAACTAGACCCTGCCCCCACCATAGACCGGAGGTTGGGGCCACCCAGAGCTCAGGAGGTACCAGGACCCCATGAGAGCAGCGACCTTGTGCCTGAGCTGGTGCTGGCGCTGCCTCAGCTGGGAGGGGACGAGGCTGTGGAGTTGTCTGGAGAATCTGTGGTCACTGAGGGCTCCCTGGCTTCTGAtctaaagaagcagaaagactgtctggttagctcagtcatttaagagtgtcatcccaaaacaacaaggttgtgagttcgatcctcAGAGCACACACCAGAAGGAACCAAAAAATgctcaactaagtggaacaacaaatgcttcccttccccctaccctctccctccattcctctctgtctctctaacaattaataaaaattaagccctggctgaatagcttggttggttggagcgtcatcccagaACATGGAAATTGCTGGTtcgatttgtctttctctctccctgcctttctcaaaataaaaaaaaaggagcagcAAGGACAGACACTGGGGCGAACTGGTCCGAATAGCAAGGCCCTGAGGCATGAGCTTCGAGTGGTCTTTTTTGTTTAGGGTCATCTGGGTGGTAGACAAATGGCAGATCTTCCCAGTTTACAGTGTTAACCCAGAAACAAGGCTGCAGCCTGGGGAGACATCTTGTCTGCCCTGTCCATGACCCAGGAAGCAGCAAGGCCCACAGATGTTTACTTGCATCCCTGGACCTGTTTCTTCAGCTGGCTTTGTGGTTCTCACTGTTTCCTTCTTCCTGTGTCCTCACAGGTCTTCCCTGTGTGAATCTCTGTCCTGGTATCTTCTTGTGAGGATTCTGACCATACTGGGTCAGGGCCTACCCAATATAACACGATTTACTCTtaattacctctttttttttttttttttttacagagacagagagagagtcagagagagggatatacagggacagacagacaggaacgaagaaatgagaagcatcaatcattagcttttcgttgcgcattgcgacaccttagttgttcattgattgctttctcatatgtgccttgactgcaggccttcagcagaccaagtaaccccatgctcgagccagcgaccttgggtctcagccggtgagcttttgctcaaaccagatgagccagcactcaagctggcaacctcggggtctcgaacctggatcctcggcatcccagtccgacactctatccactgtgccaccgcctggtcaggccttaattacctctttaaatgCTCTGTCTCCAATACAGTCAGAATCTGAGGTCCTGAGGGTTAGGActgcaacatataaatttggaagCAGGCACAATTCAGCACACAACAGCATAGAACATGGTAAATGCCCAAGAAATCATAGCTCGTGGTATCTCTCCATCTTGATCCCAAACTTCCTAGTACATTCAAAGCATGAACATGCTCCCAGGGGGTGAGAGCACGCAGGGCCCGCACATGAGACCAGGGGCTATCTGCTCTGTACGAAGCCCTCATGCCAGCGGGATCTTAGCACCGATGCCATACAGCTCCAAAGGCTCTGCCTGTCAGCCAGGGGAGCCAGAACAGGCTTATACGGATTTTCTTCCCCTTTGATCATAAtccaaaaaagtgaaaaatgctTATAGAAACCACCTTCATCCAGGAGCTACCAGTTTGAAAACACATTCCTGCACAATAAACAGCTTCCCACACGGCTGAGACCCCACGCTTAAATTCTCGGGATTTGGTTTTCTAACCAAGGAAAAGCAAGACATAGATTATATTGAGATTATTGAAAGTTTTTGAAATATTCAACTG
Encoded proteins:
- the FLYWCH2 gene encoding FLYWCH family member 2, producing the protein MPLPEASEQEGESVKAGQEPSPESPEPGTDVILAAPSKPKKFSKLVLLTASKDSAKVAAAKRRGVHCIMSLGVPGPTTLAKALLKIHPEAQRAIEAPPQEPEQKRRKLDTEEKEDEKLAGRPAPSAAEGGKESSVGPSKAP